One Zootoca vivipara chromosome 9, rZooViv1.1, whole genome shotgun sequence DNA window includes the following coding sequences:
- the LOC118079517 gene encoding CD209 antigen-like protein C — protein sequence MDIGWIFLGIFAFICFCVLVTTAFLYYKMNKEKSSPLDQPMGKLRTAMATGLRNNDLITENPLKVAEEVTNLPQHIADAENLYNERKVKYQNLFKKGAKSSGGWKLFGKNLYYISKGKKTWYDAENFCMSRDAHLASILTDEEQTYITSQLTTPAWIGLTDESEEGNWEWTDGSRLITQYWSAGNPNSWENYGDTEEEDCASIIPSTREKNWSECNCHELHTWVCKESLDTGEL from the exons atggac ATTGGATGGATATTTCTTGGGATTTTTGCCTTCATCTGCTTTTGTGTCTTGGTCACAACGGCTTTCCTCT ATTATAAGATGAATAAAGAGAAGAGTAGCCCACTTGATCAGCCAATGGGCAAACTGAGGACCGCAATGGCAACTGGGCTAAGAAATAACGATCTCATCACTGAAAATC CCTTGAAGGTAGCTGAAGAAGTCACGAACCTGCCACAGCACATAGCGGATGCCGAAAACCTCTACAACGAGCGGAAAGTGAAATACC AAAACCTCTTCAAGAAAGGTGCAAAGTCTTCTGGTGGCTGGAAGCTTTTCGGGAAGAATCTCTACTACatttcaaaagggaaaaagaCCTGGTATGATGCAGAGAACTTCTGCATGTCCAGAGATGCCCATTTGGCCTCCATCCTGACTGATGAAGAAcag ACCTACATCACTTCTCAACTCACCACTCCTGCCTGGATTGGCCTTACAGATGAAAGCGAGGAAGGCAACTGGGAGTGGACAGATGGCTCCAGATTAATAACACA GTATTGGTCTGCTGGCAATCCAAACAGCTGGGAGAACTATGGAGACACAGAGGAAGAAGATTGTGCTTCCATTATTCCTTCAACTAGAGAAAAAAATTGGAGTGAGTGTAACTGCCATGAACTTCACACTTGGGTTTGCAAGGAGAGCCTAGATACGGGAGAATTGTAA